A window of Acetomicrobium sp. S15 = DSM 107314 contains these coding sequences:
- a CDS encoding transketolase: protein MKYDRAKKLEQIALEVRKDLVRMASVTGMKYLSSSLSMVDLIVYIYWEVMNLRPEEPNWQNRDRLVLSKGHACPTLYVTLAHRGFFSREELWNYNKLGSMLQGHPEMRRTPGVDAGSGSLGLGLGIANGIALGLRCAGIKSRVFCVLGDGELQEGSFWESALTSASHKLSNVYAVIDRNATQNEGPTEEIKALEPLDEKLKSFGWQVFHANGHDFASLHQAFQAMLSADGPAALIARTKAGQGVPMMEKNQPSIKTAIARDEMSQALTELEEMSQSNNEG, encoded by the coding sequence ATGAAATATGACAGGGCAAAGAAATTGGAGCAAATAGCCTTGGAAGTTCGCAAAGATTTGGTGCGCATGGCGAGCGTTACTGGGATGAAGTATCTTTCTTCCTCTCTTTCTATGGTGGACCTGATCGTCTATATCTATTGGGAAGTGATGAATTTGCGCCCGGAAGAGCCGAATTGGCAAAACAGAGATCGCCTCGTCCTGAGCAAAGGACATGCCTGTCCTACTCTCTATGTCACTCTCGCTCATAGGGGTTTTTTCAGCCGAGAAGAGCTGTGGAACTACAACAAGCTCGGGTCGATGTTGCAAGGGCATCCAGAGATGCGCCGCACTCCGGGCGTCGATGCAGGCAGCGGCTCATTGGGGCTCGGACTTGGGATAGCGAACGGCATCGCCTTAGGTCTTCGATGCGCTGGGATCAAATCGAGAGTATTCTGCGTTTTGGGCGACGGGGAACTCCAAGAGGGATCGTTCTGGGAGTCGGCTCTCACGTCGGCCTCCCATAAGCTGAGCAACGTATACGCCGTAATCGATAGAAACGCCACGCAAAACGAAGGGCCAACGGAGGAGATCAAGGCCTTAGAACCGCTCGACGAGAAACTGAAATCCTTCGGCTGGCAAGTATTTCATGCGAACGGACACGACTTCGCCTCATTACACCAAGCCTTCCAGGCTATGCTGAGCGCTGACGGTCCAGCCGCTCTAATCGCCCGCACAAAAGCTGGGCAAGGGGTTCCTATGATGGAGAAAAATCAGCCTTCAATTAAAACAGCTATAGCGCGCGATGAGATGTCGCAAGCGCTGACGGAGCTTGAGGAAATGAGCCAAAGCAACAATGAGGGTTAA
- a CDS encoding undecaprenyl-diphosphate phosphatase: MVNTLLLGLVQGLTEFLPVSSSGHLALAQILMGWKEPPIAYDVLLHFSTMVATAAFFWSDIVYLLTGWCAGIFDPTRRSGEGWRYGWAIISGTMATAPVAFLIEGFAEKWFASSSAVGAALLITATLLWVSTSRRERNVPVSAALGALMGLAQGIAVVPGLSRSGATISVGLLAGARRKDAFRLSFLLSLPVIAGATLLQCLRMDIIDGFITTLPSGWLGGCILASVSGYLALFFLRRVVIGGRFKAFAVYCAALGTISILLDYVTR, from the coding sequence TTGGTAAACACGCTACTCTTGGGATTGGTGCAAGGGCTGACGGAATTTCTTCCCGTGAGCAGCTCCGGACACCTCGCTCTGGCCCAGATCCTCATGGGATGGAAAGAGCCTCCCATCGCTTACGATGTGCTGCTCCACTTCTCCACAATGGTCGCCACTGCGGCATTTTTTTGGAGCGACATCGTATACCTTCTAACAGGTTGGTGTGCGGGCATCTTTGACCCTACAAGGAGAAGCGGTGAGGGGTGGCGCTACGGGTGGGCTATAATATCGGGCACGATGGCTACGGCACCCGTGGCGTTCTTAATCGAGGGTTTTGCAGAAAAGTGGTTCGCTTCCTCAAGCGCTGTGGGTGCAGCTTTACTGATAACCGCCACACTGCTTTGGGTATCGACTTCCCGCCGAGAGAGAAACGTCCCCGTTTCGGCCGCTTTGGGCGCGCTTATGGGGTTAGCTCAAGGTATCGCTGTGGTGCCAGGACTTTCCCGATCGGGGGCTACGATATCGGTCGGGTTGCTCGCAGGGGCGAGGCGCAAAGACGCCTTCCGCCTCTCTTTTCTCTTGTCGTTGCCAGTAATAGCCGGTGCAACTCTTCTTCAATGCCTTAGAATGGACATCATCGACGGATTCATAACGACATTGCCGAGCGGTTGGCTCGGCGGTTGCATACTAGCCTCGGTGTCGGGCTACCTGGCGCTCTTTTTCCTGAGGCGAGTGGTGATAGGCGGTCGCTTCAAGGCCTTTGCCGTATATTGCGCGGCGCTGGGGACGATTTCAATCTTGCTCGACTATGTGACGAGGTGA
- a CDS encoding Maf family nucleotide pyrophosphatase, whose translation MTTRNCATKVILASASPRRHHLLEEMLNWPIKVMPVSIEERLLPKEVPTESAKRLALLKASAIAISFPECLVIGADTLVVVDETVLGKPHDRHEALQMLKKLNGRKHLVVTGVAICRGDEIASDVEVTEVEFRNTSEEALARYAELGEGDDKAGAYAIQGKGALLVCSIKGCYYNVVGMPLYLLSVLLEQFDIPLTCQWRCEKDEVAL comes from the coding sequence GTGACCACGAGAAACTGCGCAACGAAAGTGATCTTGGCCTCGGCCAGTCCCAGAAGGCATCATCTGCTCGAAGAGATGCTCAATTGGCCCATAAAGGTGATGCCCGTCTCGATCGAGGAGCGCTTATTGCCAAAAGAAGTCCCCACGGAATCAGCTAAACGGTTAGCTCTTCTTAAGGCAAGCGCTATAGCTATTAGCTTTCCCGAATGCCTCGTAATAGGCGCCGATACGCTCGTGGTCGTCGATGAAACCGTCCTGGGCAAGCCCCATGATCGCCACGAAGCGCTCCAAATGCTGAAAAAACTCAACGGCAGAAAACATCTTGTGGTGACTGGAGTGGCGATCTGTCGCGGAGACGAGATCGCTTCAGACGTAGAGGTGACGGAGGTAGAATTCCGAAATACGAGCGAAGAGGCGCTGGCACGCTACGCAGAGCTGGGCGAAGGGGATGACAAGGCAGGTGCTTATGCCATTCAGGGGAAGGGAGCGCTCCTCGTGTGCTCCATAAAGGGATGCTATTACAACGTGGTAGGCATGCCGCTATATCTTCTAAGTGTGCTTCTTGAGCAGTTTGATATACCACTGACTTGCCAATGGAGGTGCGAAAAGGATGAAGTGGCCCTCTAA
- the csaB gene encoding polysaccharide pyruvyl transferase CsaB — MTKRYDVALCGYYGFGNVGDEMILHALVELAQESGLKKDRILALSASPRQTEEELSIASVNRWRAKSVLCALRKSRTLLLGGGGLLQDVTSLRSPLYYWGVVMESSIAGCHPWAFGQSVGPFHKKTSERIARDVFRRCRPRVVRDTPSQRLLSKWGLSADLAPDPAFILDVGPPIESGDVVILNIRPWGSLSVEIAREATAYAQEHGYALRCLALSPDDEALLKDFRSSGLLARAEIVRLTSWKMATSLFAGAVLAVGMRFHFFVLTLLLGTKAVAVPYDPKVESLAESWSIPVWKGERALEEVAENARRPSTKEITDARRTARESFQSALKEALEGR; from the coding sequence TTGACCAAGCGCTACGACGTCGCGCTGTGTGGCTACTACGGTTTCGGCAACGTAGGGGACGAAATGATCCTCCACGCCCTTGTGGAACTGGCTCAAGAGTCAGGGCTAAAAAAAGATAGGATTCTCGCCCTTTCTGCCTCGCCGCGGCAGACCGAGGAGGAGTTATCGATAGCTTCGGTCAACCGTTGGAGGGCCAAGTCGGTGTTGTGCGCTTTGAGAAAAAGCAGGACGCTGCTTCTCGGGGGAGGAGGTTTATTGCAGGATGTGACCAGCCTCCGCTCTCCTCTGTATTACTGGGGCGTGGTAATGGAAAGTAGTATCGCCGGATGTCACCCTTGGGCATTCGGCCAATCAGTGGGGCCATTTCACAAAAAAACCTCCGAAAGGATAGCGCGCGATGTATTTAGGCGCTGCAGGCCTAGGGTTGTGCGCGATACGCCCTCGCAAAGACTGTTGTCAAAATGGGGCCTTTCGGCCGACCTCGCGCCCGATCCTGCTTTCATATTAGACGTAGGACCTCCTATCGAGAGCGGAGATGTGGTAATCTTAAACATAAGGCCGTGGGGTAGCCTAAGCGTCGAGATCGCCCGCGAAGCGACGGCCTATGCGCAGGAGCACGGATACGCTTTGCGATGTCTGGCCCTCTCTCCCGATGATGAGGCATTGTTAAAAGACTTTCGATCTTCAGGGCTCTTGGCGAGGGCGGAGATTGTGCGTCTGACTTCGTGGAAAATGGCAACTTCTCTGTTCGCCGGCGCTGTTCTCGCGGTGGGGATGAGATTTCACTTTTTCGTGTTAACGCTCCTCCTTGGAACGAAAGCCGTCGCTGTGCCCTACGACCCCAAAGTAGAGTCTTTAGCCGAGTCCTGGTCCATACCGGTGTGGAAGGGCGAAAGAGCGCTCGAAGAGGTGGCCGAAAACGCCCGTAGACCTTCGACGAAAGAGATTACAGATGCAAGGCGCACAGCGAGAGAGTCCTTCCAATCGGCCCTGAAGGAGGCCCTCGAGGGAAGGTGA
- a CDS encoding ribonuclease J, protein MPITSGQRKKKTKRGRKELRFIPLGGMGEIGKNISLLEYGNDILVIDSGLKFPDEDMLGIDFVIPDFSYLLENKNKIRGLVLTHGHEDHIGSLPFLLPQIDVPIYGTRLTLGLVNHKFQELKPDYTVKANEVHAGEVVRLGCFNVHFMSTCHSIPDSLGLAIETPVGNIIHSGDFKFDPTPLDARPPDYSTLVKFGHKGVLLLLSDSTNAEEPGYTPSERGVGQTLEGIFRLYQNKRIVLSMFASNLHRINQVIQTALRFNRKVALIGRSMNANVELARQLGYIDVDDSAFVPPQALEGMRYNRVAVLTTGSQGEPFSGLVLMSKGEHKYIKLGPKDLVVISALPIPGNEKLVSRTIDNLFRKGCEVIYEGDRQTHVSGHASQEELKMMLSMVKPRYFVPIHGEYRHLVRHTQLAHELGMEPRDVFVLENGDVLSFNQERARIKDPVRAGAFLIDGTSMGEIEGSILQERRLLAEDGIIAVSVTVDENMSLCAPPSIESRGFLHQDEAGELYKRLENAIAASIKRAKGKRPEAISQAIVTAVRQELKHISKSLPVVLPSVTILQSRSGLAEAHLESKAS, encoded by the coding sequence ATGCCCATCACGAGCGGGCAAAGAAAAAAGAAGACAAAGCGAGGACGAAAGGAGCTTCGATTTATACCTCTGGGCGGAATGGGAGAGATCGGCAAGAACATCTCCCTCCTTGAGTATGGAAACGATATCCTCGTCATAGATTCAGGGCTTAAATTTCCCGACGAGGACATGCTCGGCATCGACTTCGTCATACCGGATTTCAGTTATCTGTTGGAAAACAAAAATAAGATCCGCGGCCTGGTCCTCACTCACGGCCACGAAGACCACATTGGGTCGCTCCCGTTTCTGTTGCCCCAGATTGACGTTCCCATCTATGGCACTCGCCTGACGTTGGGGCTTGTAAACCATAAATTCCAAGAGCTGAAACCGGATTATACGGTCAAAGCGAATGAAGTACATGCAGGTGAAGTGGTGAGATTGGGGTGCTTTAATGTGCATTTTATGTCCACATGCCACTCCATCCCCGATTCTTTGGGCTTAGCCATCGAGACGCCGGTGGGCAACATAATCCACTCGGGAGATTTCAAGTTCGACCCCACGCCATTGGATGCGCGTCCCCCGGACTACTCTACATTGGTCAAGTTCGGCCATAAAGGAGTGCTCCTTCTGCTTTCTGATTCGACGAACGCCGAAGAGCCCGGATATACACCTTCAGAGCGGGGTGTAGGCCAGACGCTGGAAGGGATCTTTCGGCTTTACCAGAACAAGCGCATAGTGCTCTCCATGTTCGCTTCTAATCTGCACCGAATAAACCAAGTGATACAGACGGCGCTGCGCTTCAATCGAAAGGTGGCTCTGATAGGCAGGAGCATGAACGCCAACGTAGAGCTCGCCAGACAACTGGGCTACATCGACGTAGACGACAGCGCTTTCGTGCCGCCTCAGGCGCTCGAGGGAATGCGTTACAATCGAGTGGCCGTCCTCACTACCGGAAGTCAAGGCGAGCCGTTCTCCGGCTTGGTCCTCATGAGCAAGGGAGAGCACAAATATATCAAACTGGGGCCCAAAGACTTAGTAGTAATAAGCGCCCTCCCGATCCCTGGAAACGAAAAACTGGTGAGCCGCACGATAGACAACCTATTCCGCAAGGGGTGCGAGGTGATATATGAAGGCGACCGCCAAACGCACGTATCGGGGCATGCTTCCCAGGAGGAGCTCAAGATGATGCTGAGCATGGTCAAACCTCGTTATTTCGTTCCGATACACGGGGAATACCGCCACTTGGTACGCCATACCCAATTGGCTCACGAACTCGGCATGGAACCTCGTGACGTTTTTGTCTTAGAAAATGGCGACGTGCTATCTTTTAACCAAGAACGGGCGAGGATTAAAGACCCTGTGCGGGCCGGCGCATTCCTGATCGATGGAACCTCTATGGGCGAGATTGAAGGGAGCATATTGCAGGAGAGGCGCCTCCTCGCGGAAGACGGCATCATTGCGGTATCGGTCACGGTAGACGAAAATATGTCGCTGTGCGCTCCTCCATCAATCGAAAGCCGCGGCTTCCTTCACCAGGACGAGGCCGGCGAACTATACAAGAGGCTCGAAAACGCCATTGCGGCCTCCATAAAGCGAGCCAAGGGCAAACGTCCCGAAGCGATATCTCAAGCCATAGTGACAGCCGTGAGGCAAGAATTGAAACATATCTCTAAGAGCCTTCCTGTCGTGCTGCCTTCCGTGACTATTCTTCAAAGCCGGTCAGGCCTCGCCGAAGCCCATTTGGAAAGCAAAGCGTCTTAA
- a CDS encoding DUF5693 family protein translates to MKWPSNQRLLAAGLILATLIALPGLAPRLRFERSHREAATVVSYRDALLMAKQASLTVEKAFDRLREAGLVAIAVEELTGEEIAGGALPLWLGPKESLPFSVFEGKRPDLAVVWTKSEQWANLIRPYLADRFGSVESHKAPYGWLFLLPVPYSSIIKAGVLPDLEAAFFLKKQNWPVVYRPAPSMGMPTETAVKPIRRLIEALPQIRAISPKGNVVVGFGDLDPLAAFLKEKGIAVTQVEFSRQPGLNSLVWRASPYILSLHSVTTDEVISRNLTRDAIVQRMIRAAAERSVKLLLLRPYEIGAGPWLGNFEEDLKAIARGLELRGISLGWPEILPSWPTSYWSGFAMALTTLTVSLMLWQEFFGRRDAPPTRLFWVGLLASVAIGGVLAVHVSPAAKAIGALCAVLGASAAALVALNGWERPIEGILKGIGIAVAIGLVLSSFFGTPLYMLRLQAFSGVKATLLLPPLIVLAHAIKTRLYPENFREIMTRSPYWEEIIVLAALGMAAGVMALRSGNVSLVPSWEVKLRDLFEQTLMARPRTKEILLGYPALWLWYIWARLFPGEVDRRLAMYSALIRMATSVAFASAVNSFCHFHTPLTLTLWRVFNGLWVGSLFGLFAGLLLWLVVKLTTKFRAQEEGEV, encoded by the coding sequence ATGAAGTGGCCCTCTAACCAGAGACTTTTGGCTGCTGGGCTAATCTTGGCAACGCTCATAGCACTGCCCGGGCTGGCCCCACGCCTTAGATTTGAAAGATCTCACAGGGAAGCCGCCACCGTCGTATCGTACAGGGATGCGCTCCTCATGGCCAAACAGGCATCCCTTACTGTAGAGAAAGCGTTCGATCGCCTGCGTGAGGCTGGACTTGTCGCCATAGCCGTCGAAGAACTCACCGGCGAGGAGATAGCCGGCGGAGCACTCCCCCTGTGGTTGGGACCAAAAGAGTCCCTACCCTTCAGCGTATTCGAGGGCAAAAGGCCCGATCTGGCCGTGGTGTGGACCAAGAGCGAACAATGGGCAAATCTGATAAGGCCTTACCTCGCAGACCGGTTTGGAAGCGTGGAAAGTCACAAGGCGCCATATGGGTGGCTCTTTCTGCTTCCCGTTCCCTATTCCAGCATCATCAAAGCCGGTGTTCTGCCAGATTTGGAGGCAGCGTTCTTCTTAAAAAAGCAAAACTGGCCCGTGGTATATAGACCAGCCCCCTCCATGGGCATGCCCACAGAGACAGCAGTAAAACCCATAAGGCGGCTCATCGAAGCGCTGCCACAGATTCGCGCCATATCGCCTAAGGGAAATGTAGTTGTAGGTTTTGGCGATCTCGATCCTCTTGCGGCATTTCTGAAAGAAAAAGGAATAGCGGTCACACAAGTGGAATTTTCCAGACAACCAGGACTCAACTCCCTCGTATGGCGGGCATCCCCCTATATCCTTTCGCTTCACAGCGTAACTACGGATGAAGTCATAAGCCGCAACCTTACGAGGGATGCAATTGTACAGCGCATGATCAGGGCTGCCGCGGAAAGATCGGTAAAACTGCTGCTCTTAAGGCCGTATGAAATCGGAGCGGGGCCGTGGCTTGGCAACTTCGAGGAAGACCTTAAGGCCATCGCGAGAGGCTTAGAACTTCGGGGAATCTCGCTCGGCTGGCCCGAGATATTGCCCTCTTGGCCAACATCGTATTGGAGCGGGTTTGCGATGGCCCTGACCACTCTCACGGTATCGCTCATGCTATGGCAGGAATTCTTCGGCCGCAGAGACGCTCCACCGACGAGGCTTTTTTGGGTCGGTCTCCTGGCCTCTGTGGCCATCGGCGGAGTGCTCGCAGTCCACGTATCTCCGGCCGCCAAAGCGATAGGTGCTCTATGCGCTGTCCTGGGCGCTTCAGCAGCCGCGCTTGTGGCGCTGAACGGGTGGGAGCGTCCCATCGAAGGGATTCTCAAAGGTATAGGAATAGCCGTAGCAATTGGACTTGTCCTTTCGTCTTTTTTTGGCACCCCTTTGTACATGCTTCGCCTCCAGGCATTTTCCGGAGTAAAGGCGACTCTCCTATTGCCTCCGCTGATAGTGCTGGCTCATGCCATTAAAACCCGCCTGTATCCAGAGAACTTCAGGGAGATAATGACGCGAAGCCCGTACTGGGAAGAAATCATAGTGCTCGCCGCCTTGGGAATGGCAGCTGGGGTCATGGCGCTGCGGAGCGGCAATGTCTCGTTGGTTCCATCCTGGGAGGTCAAACTGCGCGACCTCTTCGAGCAGACCCTGATGGCAAGGCCGAGGACTAAAGAGATCCTCTTGGGATATCCGGCGTTATGGCTCTGGTATATCTGGGCGCGGCTATTTCCCGGCGAGGTAGACAGGCGGTTGGCTATGTATTCCGCGCTCATCCGGATGGCCACATCGGTGGCCTTCGCCTCAGCGGTCAACAGCTTCTGCCACTTCCATACCCCGCTTACGCTGACGCTATGGCGCGTCTTCAATGGCCTATGGGTGGGATCGCTCTTCGGCTTATTTGCGGGTTTACTCCTTTGGCTCGTCGTAAAGCTCACCACAAAATTTAGAGCTCAAGAGGAAGGAGAAGTTTGA